The Pseudomonas sp. IAC-BECa141 genome contains the following window.
CCCGCTGGCCGGTGTGTGCGGCAAGGCCGAATACATGGACGCCATCGCTCCAGGCGGCCTGGGCGGCACCTACGCCGGTAGCCCGATCGCTTGCGCCGCGGCCCTGGCCGTGATGGAAGTGTTCGAAGAAGAAAAACTGCTGGACCGCTGCAAGGCTGTCGGCGAGCGTCTGGTCACCGGCCTGAAGGCCATCCAGGCCAAGTACCCGGTGATCGGCGAAGTCCGTGCCCTGGGTGCCATGATCGCAGTCGAGCTGTTCGAAAACGGCGACAGCCACAAGCCAAACCCGACCGCTGTCGCGGCTGTCGTGGCCAAGGCGCGTGAAAAGGGCCTGATCCTGCTGTCCTGCGGCACCTACGGCAACGTTCTGCGCGTCCTGGTACCGCTGACTTCGCCGGACGAGCAACTGGACAAAGGCCTGGCGATCATCGAAGAGTGCTTCTCGGAGCTGTAATCCGTAGCACCGTGTGATCGGATCGACAAAAAACCCGCTTCGGCGGGTTTTTTCATGCCCGGAGAAACACTTGCGCGGTTTTCAGGTTGTACCGAAACGCCAGCATTGGCTAAGGTTCAAGCATTGCAAGGGAGGGCGAGCATGACTGCCGTCGATTTACCCGCTGTACCCCGGGTGCTGATTGCCGAGGCCGATCCCTGGTCGCGTGATCTGCTCAAACAAGTGCTGCTGAATGTGCGCTGCGATGCGCGGCTGGACCTGTGCGCCGATGGCCAGGAGGCGATGTCGCTGCTCAGCGAAGTCCCGTATGACCTGGCGATCGTCGACTGGGAATTGCCCGGCGTCGATGGCTTGAGCGTGTTGCGCAGTGTCCGCCAGCGCAAACGCAACCCGCCGCTGCCGTTCATTTTGATGAGCAGCCGCAACGACAGCGCCAGCGTGCGCGAAGCCCTGCCGATGGCGCCGACCGCCTACCTGGCCAAACCTCTGAACATGGAAAGCCTGACCGAGCGTTTGCAGGGACTGCTGCTGAACGCCGGCGAGGAAGTGTTCTGTGAAGTACCTGCACTGGCGCCGGGCATGACCCTCTCGGTATTCCTCGAACGTCGCCGCGAACAGGCCGATGGCGCACCGCTGATGACCGATGTGCAGGTGGCAGTCAAACGCAGCCTCAATCCCAATGGGCTGGACCTGAAGCTGCTGGAGGAGGAAATCCGCACCGATCCGCAGATCACCGCCGTGTTGATTGCCGCCGCCAACAGCGCCGCCCAGCACCATGGCGCGCCGGTGCAGACCTTGGCGCAGGCGCTGCATCGCCTGGGCACCGGGCAGAGCATGAACCTGATCCTTGGCCTTGCACTCAAGCGCAGCGCCCGACTCAGCGATCCGTGCCTAGCCGATTACGCCGAGCGCTATTGGGGCCTGTCGCTGCACACCGCCGAGTACGCGCGCACGCTGGCGCGGCTGCTCGATCTGGATCAGGAACGCTGCTATTGCGCCGGGATGCTCCATCGCCTCGGCGACCTGGCACTGCTGCGTTGTCTGCAGGAATGGAAGCAGGCCGGCGGCGAGCTGGATGAACTGGAGGAAGTCGGCGATGCGCTGGCGGAATTCGGCGCAGCGTATGGCTCGGCGTTACGCACCCGCTGGCGCTTGCCGCTGGAGTTGCGCGAGCTGATTGCCGCGGTTTACCAGCTCGGTGGCGGGGTGTACTCCCGCGAGGCGCTGGTGATGAACATGGCGGCGCAGATGGCGCGGCTGACCGAGCATGAAGGCGTTGAGGAGTTGGCGAAGAGCCGCACGGCGCGCTTGCTCAAGATCGGCTTGCCGGAGCTGATGCGGATGCGTAAATAACCGCGCGCACTACGAATCCCTGTGGGAGCGAGCTTGCTCGCGAAAGCGGTATGCCAGTCAGCGCTATGTTGACTGACAAGACGCCTTCGCGAGCAAGCTCGCTCCCACAGTAGTCTTGTGTTGGGCTGAGGTCTTGAATCAGGCGGAAATGATCCGGTTCTTGCCCTGCCGTTTGGCTTCGTACATCGCTGCGTCCGCGCGGGCGAACAGGGTGTCGAGGCTTTCGTCATCCGGGGTGAGGCTGGTCAGGCCCTGGCTGACGGTGATGCCGAACGTCTGATCACCGTGGTTGAAACTCAGCCGCTGAATTTCCCGTTGCAGCCGTTCGGCCACCTGCATCGCCATGTCTGGCGCACAGCCCGGGAACACCGCAGCAAATTCCTCACCGCCAATCCGCCCGAACAGGTCGCCCCGGCGTAACGATGCTCGCCCGCATTCGGCGATCCGTTGCAATACGTTGTCGCCTTCAGGGTGGCCGTAGGTGTCGTTGATCACCTTGAAGTCATCAATGTCCAGCAGCAGAAACGCCAGTGGTGCGCCTTGCAGGCGGGCGTCTTCGAACTCGCGGTGGGCGCATTCGAAGAAGTGCCGGCGATTGCTGCTCTGGGTCAGCACGTCGGTGGTGGCCAGGCGTTGCAGCTCGGTTTCCATCTGCTTCTTGTCGGTGATGTCTTCGGCGATGCCGACGATGATTACCGGTTGCCCCGGTTCGTCCTGACGGTTGATAAAGCACTTGTCGCTGATCCAGCGCACCTGGCCGTCGGCGGCGATGATCCGGTATTCGCGGTCTTCCACGGCGCCTTTGTGCAGCACTTCGGCGAGGCTGCGTTCGGCGTATTCCAGATCGTCCGGGTAGATGCTGTCGCGCCACTGGTTGTAGTCGGCCAACAGCAGGGCGGCGGAGCGGCCGAATATCCGTTCATAGGCGGGGCTGACATACAGCACCTGACGGGTTTCCCAGTTGAAGGCCCAAAGCACGGCGTTGACGCTGACCAGCAGCGAGCTGAACAGTTGCTCGCGTTCGCTCAGCCGGGCGACTTCGCCCTGAGCGTGCATCAATGCCATCAGGGTTTGCGCGGCCTCGGGCCACTGGGGAGGGGATGAGTCTTTCTGATTGTTGTTGACCATCGACACGAATCTCAAAGGGCGTGCCGGGAAGTCGACAACGGCCACGGGAAAGCCCGCCGGGGGTGGCGAAGTGTCTTTGAGATAGGGGATCGGGGGTGAAGTTCCGAAGGGTGCGCCCGGGAATCGGGCGCACCGATCAACGGCATCAGGCGGTGGCAGGGCGCAGCGAGTAGGTTTTCAGCTGGTCGGCGAATTCACGCAGGGACTGGATGCCACTGGCCTCCGCCTCGTGTACCCATTCCTTGATGGCAGCGAGCATGTCGTGGCCATTTGCGCTGGTCTTGACCCAGATCTGCTGCAGGGCCAGGCGTTTCTCGTAGATTACCTTCAGCGCCTGGCTGTGCTCGAACATGTTCTGGATGCGCACGTGGTGGCGATCTTCCAGCAGGCTGGTTTCCCGCGACAACAGGCGTTTGGCCCGGTGGAACTGGTGGCGTACCGAATGATCGACCTTGGCCAGCTCCTGCTTCACCAGCGGCCCGATCACCAGCTTGCGGTACTGGGCCATGATCTGGAAGCGGTTGTTGAGGATCGCCATGGCGGTGTCCATGTCCAGGCTGCCCTTGCCTTCGACGCGGTGGGCGATCGGGGCAACGCGCTGGACCTTGGCCAGACGCAGGAAGCTGAAGACCTGGATCCAGGCCCAGCCGAGGTCGAACTCCCACTTCCTGACCGACAGCTTGGCCGAGTTGGGATAGGTGTGATGGTTGTTGTGCAGTTCTTCGCCGCCGATCAGGATGCCCCATGGCACCAGATTGGTCGCCGCGTCGCGGCATTCGAAGTTGCGGTAGCCGACGGCATGGCCCAGACCGTTGACCACACCGGCCGCCCAGACCGGGATCCACATCATCTGGATCGCCCAGATGGTGATGCCGATGGTACCGAACAGCAGCAGGTCGACGACGGCCATGATCGCCACGCCCAGCAGCCGGTAGCGGCTGTAGAGGTTGCGCTCGATCCAGTCTTCGGGGCAGTTCTTGCCGTATATGCGCAGGGTTTCCGGGTTCTGCGCTTCTTCGCGGTACAGCTCGGCACCTTTGCGCAGGACGGTGGACAGACCCTTGACGACCGGACTGTGCGGGTCGTCTTCGGTTTCGCATTTGGCGTGGTGTTTGCGGTGGATGGCGGTCCACTCGCGGGTGTTCTGCGCGGTGGTCAGCCACAGCCAGAAACGGAAGAAATGCTTCAGGCCGGCATTCAGCTCCAGGGAGCGATGGGCCGAGTAGCGGTGCAAGTAGACCGTGACGGCAACGATCGTCACGTGGGTCATCACCAGGGTGACGGCGACCAGTGACCAGGCCGACAAGCCAAGAAAACCTTCGTACCACATAGGCTATAGGGCCCTCGATAAAGAAAAAACAGCCGTTGCATTATCACCAAGCACACAGATAAAACCAGTCGCCCTTTCAGATAAGAGATGGCTGGATGTTTCTTGACTTATAATCCCGACAATTTTGTAGGGACATGGACGGCCGAATGTCTGCCACTTACCGCGATGCCTTGCGTGCAGCGCTGCTTTATCTGGTCCTTGCGGTTGTGTGGCTGCAAGGCACTGGCTATTTATTGAACAGTTTCTTCGATAACTCAGACGAACTGCTGCGCTGGCAACTGATCAACGGCTACGTGTTCGTAGCGCTCAGCGCCGGGTTGATCTTCCTGGCCCGGGCGCGGCTGTTCGAATGCCTGGGCATCGGTGCCCGACTGCGTGAACGCCAGGCGGATCGCGAACGCCTGCGTCAGGCTGCTGCGGTATTCGACTGCACCCGCGAAGGCGTGCTGGTCACGGACCGACAGGGGCTGATCGTCCACGTCAATCGCGCCTTCATGGAAATCACCGGCTATCAACGCGAGGAAGTCATTGGCCAGCAGCCCAGCCTGTTCAAGTCCGGGCACCATCCTCCGGGGTTCTATCAGGCGATGTTCGCCACCTTGCAGACGAAGGACGAGTGGAGCGGCGAAATCTGGAACCGGCGCAAGAGCGGCGAGATTTATCCACAGTGGCAAACCATTCGGGTGATCCGCGACGAGGACGATCGGCTCAGCCATTACGTCGCGGTGTTTTCCGACATCAGCGCCATCAAGGATTCCGAGCACGAGCTCAAGCACCTGGCCCATCACGATCCGCTGACCGACCTGCCCAACCGCCTGCTGTTCAGCGACCGCGCCGAACAGGCGCTGGCATCGGCGCAGACCCACAAGCGCGGTTGCGCGTTGCTGATGATCGACCTGGACCATTTCAAACTGATCAACGACAGCCTCGGCCACACCATCGGTGACCGTTTGCTCAAGGCGGTCGCCGTGCGTTTGCAGGCGTTGTTCGGGACGGGCATCACCCTGGCGCGGCTGGGTGGTGACGAGTTCGCAGTCCTGCTGGAAAGTTGTCCACAGCCGGCGCAGGCGGCGGCGCTGGCCCAACGCATTCTCGATGCGCTCAAGGAGCCGTTCTGCCTCGATGGCCATGAGCTGTTCATCAATGCCAGCCTCGGCATCAGTCTGTTTCCCAGCGATGCATTGAGCGCCGAGCAGCTGTTGCGCAACGCCGATGCGGCGCTGTTCAAGGCCAAGAGCAGTGGCCGCAATGGCTACGCACTGTACACCGAAGAGCTCACGGCTCACGCCCAGCAACGGGTCGAAATCGCCTTTGAACTGCGCCGCGCGCTGGAGCAGCAGGAGCTGCGGGTCTATTACCAACCGGTACACGACCTGAAAACCAGTCGCCTGATCGGCGTCGAAGCCTTGGTGCGCTGGGAACATCCGCAACGGGGCCTGGTGTCGCCGGCGGAGTTCATCCCGATTGCCGAGCGCACCGGGCTGATCTCGGAAATCGACGCCTGGGTCATGCAGCAGGCCTGCCGGCAGATGTGCCAATGGCAGCAGGCGGGAGTCGTGCTGTCGTTTGTCGCGGTAAACGTGTCATCACGCTTGTTTGCCCGCCGCGAGTTGTACGAGCAGGTTGCACAGGTGCTGCACGACACGGGCCTGGATCCGGCCTACCTGGAACTGGAAGTTACCGAAAGCGCGGTGATGGACGATCCGGAAGTCGCGCTGGAACAGATGCATCGTCTGCGCGAGCTGGGCATTCGTCTGGCCATCGATGACTTCGGCACCGGTTATTCGTCGTTGCTGCGGCTCAAGCGCCTGCCGGTGCAGAAGCTCAAGATCGATCAGGGTTTTGTCGCCGGCCTGCCGTGGGACGAGGACGACGCAGCGATCGTCCGCGTGATCATTGCCCTGGCCCGCAGCATGGGCATGCAGGTGCATGCCGAGGGCATCGAGCAGGCGGAACAGGCGGCGTTCCTGTTGGGCCAGGCTTGTGATCTGGGGCAAGGCTATTGGTTCGGGCGGCCGGTCCCGGAAGCGCAAATCGACTGGAACCGGGCGCCTTTGATCGGTTGATGACGGCGTACGGCAGGTTTGCCGGCGGGCGAATCCGCCGCAAACCCTTGCTGCATCACATAATGTTTTCCAGTTATATAAACATTCTTAAATAGTCTTTTTAAGAATATCTGCGCCTCTCTTATATTGCTCCCACGCCGAACGCAGTACCGCCCACTGCCAGGCATATCCCATCCAAAGGAGCAGCACCATGAGCGCATCCCTGCGTAGCGTTGACGGTCAGGACGAAGCCACCATCCTTCGCGAAATCCAGAGCGCCCTGCGCGACCTGCGATTCGGCGCGGTGGAAATCACTGTGCACAACGCCCAGGTGGTCCAGATCGAACGCAAAGAAAAATTCCGCTTGCAGCAACCGGGCAACAAGCCGAGCTGAATCGAAAAAAGATTCCAGCCTGCGCCCGCTCTTGCCGGGGATCAACGCAAGAGTGGGCGCAGGCGGTGATCTTTACAGGCAACCCGATTTTCGAAATTCATAAGAAAAAGCCACCACCAGGAATTCCAGGAGCTTTCACCATGTCGTCGATTCGCCGTTACGCTTTGGCCGCCCTGGCCAGTGCTGTGTTTGCCGGTTCCGCGGTTGCCAAGGATTACGAACTGCTCAACGTGTCGTATGACCCGACGCGCGAGCTTTATCAGGATTACAACGCCGAATTCGTGAAGTACTGGCAGTCGGAACACGCTGGCGACACCGTGAAAATCCAGCAATCCCATGGCGGTTCGGGCAAGCAGGGCCGTGCGGTGATCGACGGTCTGCGCGCCGACGTCGTGACTCTGGCCCTGGCCGGCGACATCGACGAAATCGCCAAGCTCGGCAAGACCCTGCCGGCCGACTGGCAGAAGCGTCTGCCGGAAGCCAGCACTCCGTACACCTCGACCATCGTGTTCCTGGTGCGCAAGGGCAACCCGAAAGGCATCAAGGACTGGGGTGATCTGATCAAGAACGACGTCTCGGTGATAACCCCGAACCCGAAAACCTCCGGCGGTGCACGCTGGAACTTCCTCGCGGCATGGGCCTACGGCCTGAAAGCCAACGGCGGCGACGAAGCGAAAGCCAAGGAATACGTACAGACCCTGTTCAAGCATGTGCCGGTTCTGGACACCGGCGCCCGTGGCTCGACCATTACCTTCGTCAACAACGGTCAGGGTGATGTGTTGCTGGCCTGGGAAAACGAAGCCTTCCTGGCGCTCAAAGAAGATGGCGGCAAGGACAAGTTCGACATCGTCGTGCCTTCGCTGTCGATCCTCGCCGAACCTCCGGTGGCCGTGGTCGACAAGAACGCCGAGAAGAAGGGTAACGAGCAGATCGCCGAAGCCTATCTCAAGCATCTGTACAGCCCGGCCGGTCAGGAAATCGCGGCGAAGAACTTCTACCGTCCGCGTGACAAGGACGTGGCTGCCAAGTACGCCCAGCAGTTCCCGAAACTGGAACTGGTGACCATCGACAAGGACTTCGGCGGCTGGAAAACCGCACAGCCGAAATTCTTCAACGACGGTGGCGTGTTCGACCAGATCTATCAGGCGCAGTAATCTGAAATAAGCTGCAACCGAGCTTTAGTGCCGGACACCCCATGTGGGAGCGAGCTTGCTCGCGAAGGCGGTGTGTCAGACAACGTAAGTGTTGAATGATGCTCCCTCTTCGCAAGCAAGCTCGCTCCCACATTAGTGCGTTCAGCGGAACGTTTTTTAACCAAGGACTTTTATGTCGCGTCGTATCTCCCCCGTCATACCCGGCTTCGGGCTGACGCTGGGCTACACCTTGGTGTACCTCAGCCTGATTGTGCTAATCCCGCTGGCGGCGATGTTCGTCCACGCCGCCCAACTCACCTGGGATCAGTTCTGGACGATCATCTCCGCGCCCCGGGTTCTGGCCGCACTGAAGCTGAGCTTCGGCACTGCGCTGTGCGCCGCGATCATCAACGGCATCATCGGCACGTTGCTGGCCTGGGTTCTGGTGCGCTACACGTTCCCGGGACGCAAGGTGATCGACGCGATGATCGATCTGCCGTTCGCCCTGCCGACCGCGGTGGCCGGTATCGCGCTGACGGCGCTGTACACGCCGACCGGGCTGGTCGGGCAGTTCGCTGCAGACCTCGGTTTCAAGATCGCCTACACCCCGCTCGGGATTACCTTGGCGCTGACCTTCGTGACCCTGCCGTTCGTGGTGCGCACGGTGCAGCCGGTGCTGGCGGACATCCCGCGGGAAGTCGAAGAAGCCGCGGCGTGCCTCGGTGCCAAACCGCTGCAGGTGTTCCGTCACATCCTGCTGCCGGCGCTGTTGCCAGCCTGGCTGACCGGTTTTGCCCTGGCGTTCGCCCGGGGCGTTGGCGAATACGGTTCGGTGATTTTCATCGCCGGCAACATGCCGATGAAAACCGAGATCCTGCCGCTGCTGATCATGGTCAAGCTCGACCAATACGATTACACCGGCGCTACCTCCATCGGCGTGTTGATGCTGGTGGTTTCCTTCGTCCTGTTGCTGCTGATCAACTTGCTGCAGCGGCGCATCGAAACCCCATAAGGAGGCGCGAACCATGTCCCAATCGTCTATTGCGGCCGCTTCCTCGGCCAATGCCGCCCGCCGTGGCAGTGCCACTTCGCGGCGGATTCTGATCGGCCTCGGCTGGCTGATTTTCTTCCTGTTCCTGGTGCTGCCGCTGTTCATCGTGGTGTCGCAGGGATTGAAGAACGGCCTCGGTGCCTTCTTCACTGCGATCTTTGAACCGGATGCCTTGTCGGCGCTGAAACTCACCGTGATCGCGGTGCTGATTTCGGTCCCGTTGAACCTGGTGTTCGGTGTCAGCGCCGCGTGGTGCGTGAGCAAATACTCGTTCCGTGGCAAGAGCATGCTGGTGACGCTGATCGACCTGCCGTTCTCGGTGTCGCCGGTGATCGCCGGTCTGGTCTACGTGTTGATGTTCGGCGCCCAGGGCCTGTTCGGGCCGTGGCTGCAGGATCACGACATCCAGATCGTCTTCGCCCTGCCGGGCATCGTGCTGGCGACGATCTTCGTCACCGTGCCGTTCGTGGCCCGCGAGCTGATCCCGCTGATGCAGGAACAAGGCACTCAGGAAGAGGAAGCCGCGCGTCTGCTCGGCGCCAACGGCTGGCAGATGTTCTGGCACGTGACCGTCCCCAACATCAAGTGGGGCCTGATCTACGGCGTGGTGTTGTGTACTGCGCGGGCCATGGGTGAGTTCGGCGCGGTGTCGGTGGTTTCCGGGCACATTCGCGGGGTGACCAACACCTTGCCGCTGCATGTCGAGATCCTCTACAACGAATACAACCACGTGGCCGCGTTCGCCGTGGCGAGTCTGTTGCTGATCCTGGCGCTCTTCATCCTGCTGCTCAAGCAGTGGAGCGAAAACCGTATCAACCGCCTGCGCGCCAGCGCCGCGGAGGAATAATTCATGTCGATCGAAGTGCGTAACGTCAGCAAGAATTTCAATGCGTTCAAGGCGCTGGACAACATCAGCCTGGACATCCAAAGCGGTGAGCTGGTGGCGCTGCTCGGCCCGTCCGGCTGCGGCAAGACCACCTTGCTGCGCATCATTGCCGGTCTGGAAACCCCGGATAACGGCAACATCGTGTTCCACGGTGAAGACGTTTCCGGCCACGACGTGCGGGATCGCAACGTCGGGTTCGTGTTCCAGCACTACGCCCTGTTCCGCCACATGACCGTGTTCGACAACGTCGCGTTCGGCCTGCGCATGAAGCCGAAAAACCAGCGCCCGAGCGAAAGCCAGATTGCGACCAAGGTTCACGAGCTGCTGAACATGGTGCAACTGGACTGGCTGTCGGATCGTTATCCGGAGCAACTGTCCGGCGGTCAGCGTCAACGTATCGCCCTGGCCCGTGCCCTGGCGGTAGAGCCGAAAGTGCTGCTGCTCGACGAGCCGTTCGGCGCCCTCGACGCCAAGGTGCGTAAAGAGCTGCGCCGCTGGCTGGCGCGCCTGCACGAAGACATCAACCTGACCTCGGTATTCGTGACCCACGACCAGGAAGAGGCAATGGAAGTGGCCGACCGAATCGTGGTGATGAACAAGGGTGTGATCGAGCAGATCGGCTCACCGGGCGACGTCTACGAAAACCCGGCCAGTGATTTCGTCTACCACTTCCTTGGCGACTCGAACCGTCTGCATCTGGGCGATGACAATCACGTGCTGTTCCGCCCCCACGAAGTGTCGCTGTCGCGGCATGAGCTGGAGGATCACCACGCCGCTGAAGTCCGCGATATCCGGCCGCTGGGCGCGACCACGCGGGTGACGTTGAAGGTTGAGGGGCAAACCGATCTGATCGAGGCGGAAGTGGTGAAGGATCACGACAGCCTGACCGGGTTGGCGAAGGGTGAGACGTTGTTCTTCAAGCCGAAGGTCTGGCAGAAAGTCGCCAACGTTTGACCTCGCGCGTTCCCACGCTCCGCGTGGGAACGCCGCTATGGACGCTCCGCGTCCACTGCGACGCGGAGCGTCACGGGATTCATTCCCACGCAGAGCGTGGGAACGAGCGACAGTTTTTCAGCGAACACGACATTTGTGAACGACTGGATCCCTGTGGGAGCGAGCTTGCTCTCGAAAGCGGCCTACACAGCGGCCCTGTTCGGATTGACCCGCACCACACCCGCCCGCGCTTCGATCTGTTCTTTCAGCTCATGCCGCATCCCGAGCATGAACGCCAGTTCAGCCACCACAAACAGCGGCCCGACAATCAACCCGCTCAAGTCATCGACAAACGCCGGTTTGCGCCCCTCGTAGTGGTGACCGACAAACTGGATCACCCAGCCGATCACAAACATCGCCAGAC
Protein-coding sequences here:
- the cysW gene encoding sulfate ABC transporter permease subunit CysW, which gives rise to MSQSSIAAASSANAARRGSATSRRILIGLGWLIFFLFLVLPLFIVVSQGLKNGLGAFFTAIFEPDALSALKLTVIAVLISVPLNLVFGVSAAWCVSKYSFRGKSMLVTLIDLPFSVSPVIAGLVYVLMFGAQGLFGPWLQDHDIQIVFALPGIVLATIFVTVPFVARELIPLMQEQGTQEEEAARLLGANGWQMFWHVTVPNIKWGLIYGVVLCTARAMGEFGAVSVVSGHIRGVTNTLPLHVEILYNEYNHVAAFAVASLLLILALFILLLKQWSENRINRLRASAAEE
- a CDS encoding GGDEF domain-containing protein, whose product is MVNNNQKDSSPPQWPEAAQTLMALMHAQGEVARLSEREQLFSSLLVSVNAVLWAFNWETRQVLYVSPAYERIFGRSAALLLADYNQWRDSIYPDDLEYAERSLAEVLHKGAVEDREYRIIAADGQVRWISDKCFINRQDEPGQPVIIVGIAEDITDKKQMETELQRLATTDVLTQSSNRRHFFECAHREFEDARLQGAPLAFLLLDIDDFKVINDTYGHPEGDNVLQRIAECGRASLRRGDLFGRIGGEEFAAVFPGCAPDMAMQVAERLQREIQRLSFNHGDQTFGITVSQGLTSLTPDDESLDTLFARADAAMYEAKRQGKNRIISA
- a CDS encoding response regulator — encoded protein: MTAVDLPAVPRVLIAEADPWSRDLLKQVLLNVRCDARLDLCADGQEAMSLLSEVPYDLAIVDWELPGVDGLSVLRSVRQRKRNPPLPFILMSSRNDSASVREALPMAPTAYLAKPLNMESLTERLQGLLLNAGEEVFCEVPALAPGMTLSVFLERRREQADGAPLMTDVQVAVKRSLNPNGLDLKLLEEEIRTDPQITAVLIAAANSAAQHHGAPVQTLAQALHRLGTGQSMNLILGLALKRSARLSDPCLADYAERYWGLSLHTAEYARTLARLLDLDQERCYCAGMLHRLGDLALLRCLQEWKQAGGELDELEEVGDALAEFGAAYGSALRTRWRLPLELRELIAAVYQLGGGVYSREALVMNMAAQMARLTEHEGVEELAKSRTARLLKIGLPELMRMRK
- the oscA gene encoding sulfur starvation response protein OscA, which translates into the protein MSASLRSVDGQDEATILREIQSALRDLRFGAVEITVHNAQVVQIERKEKFRLQQPGNKPS
- the dibA gene encoding phosphodiesterase DibA, which codes for MSATYRDALRAALLYLVLAVVWLQGTGYLLNSFFDNSDELLRWQLINGYVFVALSAGLIFLARARLFECLGIGARLRERQADRERLRQAAAVFDCTREGVLVTDRQGLIVHVNRAFMEITGYQREEVIGQQPSLFKSGHHPPGFYQAMFATLQTKDEWSGEIWNRRKSGEIYPQWQTIRVIRDEDDRLSHYVAVFSDISAIKDSEHELKHLAHHDPLTDLPNRLLFSDRAEQALASAQTHKRGCALLMIDLDHFKLINDSLGHTIGDRLLKAVAVRLQALFGTGITLARLGGDEFAVLLESCPQPAQAAALAQRILDALKEPFCLDGHELFINASLGISLFPSDALSAEQLLRNADAALFKAKSSGRNGYALYTEELTAHAQQRVEIAFELRRALEQQELRVYYQPVHDLKTSRLIGVEALVRWEHPQRGLVSPAEFIPIAERTGLISEIDAWVMQQACRQMCQWQQAGVVLSFVAVNVSSRLFARRELYEQVAQVLHDTGLDPAYLELEVTESAVMDDPEVALEQMHRLRELGIRLAIDDFGTGYSSLLRLKRLPVQKLKIDQGFVAGLPWDEDDAAIVRVIIALARSMGMQVHAEGIEQAEQAAFLLGQACDLGQGYWFGRPVPEAQIDWNRAPLIG
- a CDS encoding sulfate/molybdate ABC transporter ATP-binding protein, whose product is MSIEVRNVSKNFNAFKALDNISLDIQSGELVALLGPSGCGKTTLLRIIAGLETPDNGNIVFHGEDVSGHDVRDRNVGFVFQHYALFRHMTVFDNVAFGLRMKPKNQRPSESQIATKVHELLNMVQLDWLSDRYPEQLSGGQRQRIALARALAVEPKVLLLDEPFGALDAKVRKELRRWLARLHEDINLTSVFVTHDQEEAMEVADRIVVMNKGVIEQIGSPGDVYENPASDFVYHFLGDSNRLHLGDDNHVLFRPHEVSLSRHELEDHHAAEVRDIRPLGATTRVTLKVEGQTDLIEAEVVKDHDSLTGLAKGETLFFKPKVWQKVANV
- the cysT gene encoding sulfate ABC transporter permease subunit CysT yields the protein MSRRISPVIPGFGLTLGYTLVYLSLIVLIPLAAMFVHAAQLTWDQFWTIISAPRVLAALKLSFGTALCAAIINGIIGTLLAWVLVRYTFPGRKVIDAMIDLPFALPTAVAGIALTALYTPTGLVGQFAADLGFKIAYTPLGITLALTFVTLPFVVRTVQPVLADIPREVEEAAACLGAKPLQVFRHILLPALLPAWLTGFALAFARGVGEYGSVIFIAGNMPMKTEILPLLIMVKLDQYDYTGATSIGVLMLVVSFVLLLLINLLQRRIETP
- the desA gene encoding delta-9 fatty acid desaturase DesA is translated as MWYEGFLGLSAWSLVAVTLVMTHVTIVAVTVYLHRYSAHRSLELNAGLKHFFRFWLWLTTAQNTREWTAIHRKHHAKCETEDDPHSPVVKGLSTVLRKGAELYREEAQNPETLRIYGKNCPEDWIERNLYSRYRLLGVAIMAVVDLLLFGTIGITIWAIQMMWIPVWAAGVVNGLGHAVGYRNFECRDAATNLVPWGILIGGEELHNNHHTYPNSAKLSVRKWEFDLGWAWIQVFSFLRLAKVQRVAPIAHRVEGKGSLDMDTAMAILNNRFQIMAQYRKLVIGPLVKQELAKVDHSVRHQFHRAKRLLSRETSLLEDRHHVRIQNMFEHSQALKVIYEKRLALQQIWVKTSANGHDMLAAIKEWVHEAEASGIQSLREFADQLKTYSLRPATA
- a CDS encoding sulfate ABC transporter substrate-binding protein, whose product is MSSIRRYALAALASAVFAGSAVAKDYELLNVSYDPTRELYQDYNAEFVKYWQSEHAGDTVKIQQSHGGSGKQGRAVIDGLRADVVTLALAGDIDEIAKLGKTLPADWQKRLPEASTPYTSTIVFLVRKGNPKGIKDWGDLIKNDVSVITPNPKTSGGARWNFLAAWAYGLKANGGDEAKAKEYVQTLFKHVPVLDTGARGSTITFVNNGQGDVLLAWENEAFLALKEDGGKDKFDIVVPSLSILAEPPVAVVDKNAEKKGNEQIAEAYLKHLYSPAGQEIAAKNFYRPRDKDVAAKYAQQFPKLELVTIDKDFGGWKTAQPKFFNDGGVFDQIYQAQ